The following DNA comes from Amycolatopsis albispora.
GGCGGCGAACCGCTGTGCCTCGTCGAGCAGTGCCTCGGTGTCACCGACCTGGAGCAGGATCGGCGGCCAGCCGGACTTGTCCGCGGCGAGCACGTCGAGACGCGGGTGGCTCCACGGTGTGGTCCTCAGGTAGGCGTCGCGGCACAGGGCGGCGTAGGCGGGGGAGAGGAACGGGTCGCGCTGCTGTCCCCCGCCGGCTACGCCCTCACTGGCGGGGGTGCCCCCATTGTCGCGGCGTGCTGCCGACGCGACGGTCAGGTCGAGCCAGGGTGAGACGAGGTAGGCGCCCGCCGGCTGCGGCAGGTGCAGCCTGGCGAGGTCGCCGAGCAGGCAAGCGGTCAGGTGCCCGCCCGCCGAATCTCCGGCGACCAGCAGCTTCTCCGGCGGGTAGCCCTGAGCCAGCAGCAGCCGGTAGGCGTCGAGCGCGTCGTCGGCCGCGGCCGGGAACGGGTGCTCGGGCGCGCGGCGGTAGTCGAGCAGGAACACGGGCACGCCGGTCTGCTTGGACAGCCGGTAGGCGAAGGTGCGGTGCGACCGCGGCGAACCGAACACATACCCGCCGCCGTGCAGGTAAAGCAGCGCGCCGCGGTTCGCGTCGGCGCCGGGCGCGCGCATCCACACCCCGCGCACGCGGCCGTAGCGGGCAGGCCAGGCCCTGGCGCCGCGGGGGAGCCGGGTCAGCCCGGCGCTGTCAGCGATCCGGCGGATTCCGCGCAGCTGGTAACCCCGCGGGGCGGCGCGGTCGGCGAGCGGGCGGACCCGGGTGGCGAAGGCGGTGCGGAGGCGAACACTTTCCGGACTGGGCGTGTCTCGCGGCATGCGCGTCACCCTAGCCAGGCGCGGTCCGGGCGGACGCAAAACAATCATGCAAGCTTGATTTTTCTGCGGCCCGGTGTCAGGCTCGGCCGCAGGGGCTCGTCGCTGAGGAGGTGCCACCGTGGCGGATGTGGGCGCGATCCTGCGGGATCTCGCGGCCGAGAGCGCGGAACTGGACGACGTGGTCGCCGCGCTGCCGGAAGCGGACTGGGCCCGGCCGACACCGGCCGATGGCTGGACGATCGCGCACCAGATCGCCCACCTGGCCTGGACCGACGACAAGGCGCTGATCGCGGTGCGCACCCCGGAGCGGTTCGCCGCCGAGGTGGAGAAAGCGTTCGCCTCCGGCGGCAAGGACGTGGACGAGGGCGCCGAAGAAGGCGCCGCCGCGCCACCCGCGGAACTGCTCGCGCGCTGGCGGTTGGGTCGCGAGGAACTGGCTCGCGCGCTCGCCGAAGTGCCCGACGGGCAGAAGGTGCCGTGGTACGGCCCGCCGATGAGCGCCGCATCTATGGTCACCGCGCGCCTGATGGAGACCTGGGCGCACGCGCAGGACGTGTTCGACGCGCTCGGGCTGCGTAGGGAACCAACGGACCGGTTGTGGCACATCGCGAGGTTCGGTGTACGCACCCGCGACTTCGCCTACACCATCAACTCCCGCACGCCGCCCGCCGGGCAGTTCCGCGTGGAGCTGACCGCGCCGGACGGTTCGACCTGGGCGTTCGGGCCGGAGGACGCCGCGGAGCGCGTCACCGGCAGCGCGCTCGGCTTTGTCATGGTGGTCACCCAGCGGCGGCACCCGGCCGACACCGACCTGCGCGCCGAGGGCGAGGAAGCGCGGACGTGGCTCACCTTCGCGCAGGCGTTCGCGGGCCTGCCGGGTTCCGGCCGCAAGGAGGGGCAGTTCGAGTGAGCGCACCGATCCGCATCGGCAACGCCTCCGGTTTCTACGGCGACCGCTTCGCCGCGGTCCGCGAGCTGCTCACCGGTGGCCCGCTGGACGTGCTGACCGGCGACTACCTGGCCGAGCTGACCATGCTCATCCTCGGCCGCGACCTGCTCAAGGACCCAGATCGCGGGTACGCCAAGACCTTCCTGCGGCAGATGGCGGAAAACCTGGCGCTGGCCAAGGAACGCGGCGTCAAGGTGGTCACCAACGCGGGCGGGCTGAACCCCGCCGGGCTGGCCGCCGCGCTGCGCGAGCTGGCCGCGAAGTCCGAGGTGGACGTTTCGATCGCGCACGTGGAGGGCGACGACCTGCGGCACCGGGCCGAGGAGCTGGGCTTCGGGAACCCGTTGACCGCCAACGCCTATCTCGGCGCGTGGGGCATCGCGGAATGCCTGGACGCGGGTGCCGACGTGGTGGTCACCGGCCGGGTCACCGACGCCTCCCTGGTGGTCGGCCCGGCCGCCGCGCACTTCGGCTGGGCGCGCGACGACTACGACCGGCTCGCGGGCGCGGTCGCCGCCGGGCACGTCATCGAATGCGGGGCGCAGGCCACCGGCGGCAACTACGCCTTCTTCACCCAGCACGACGTTGCCTATCCCGGCTTCCCGATCGCGGAGGTCCGCGAAGACGGCAGCAGCGTGATCACCAAGCACGAAGGCACCGGCGGCGTGGTCACCACCGGCACGGTCACCGCGCAGCTGCTGTACGAGATCACCGGCGCGCGCTACGCCGGTCCTGACGTCACCACGCGGTTCGACAGTTTGACGTTGACGCAGGACGGGCCGGACCGCGTGCGGATCAGCGGCGTGACCGGCGAGCCACCACCGCCGACGCTGAAGGTCTGCCTCAACGCGCTCGGCGGCTTCCGCAACGAAACCACCTTCGTGCTCACCGGTCTCGACATCGAGGCGAAGGCCGCGCTGGTGCGCGAGCAGCTCACCGAGGCACTCAACGCGAAGCCGCCGGAGAAGGTGCGCTGGACGCTGGCCAGGACGGATCGGCCGGACGCCGACACCGAACAGACCGCGAGCGCGCTGCTGCACGTGGCCGTCACCGATCCGGATCCGAAGGTGGCCGGGCGCGCGTTCAGCCAGGCCGCGATCGAGCTGGCGCTGGCCAGCTACCCCGGTTTCCACGTCACCGCACCACCTTCGGACGCCGCGCCGTACGGTGTCTACCGGGCGTCCTATGTGGACGCAACGGAAGTGCCGCACGTCGCGGTGGTCGGCGAATCGCGCATCGACGTGGCACCCGCGGCCGAGACGCTCGAACTGGCCGACCTGCCCGATCCCGAACTGCCGGAACCACTTCCGGACGGGCCCACGCGGCGCGCGCCACTCGGAGCGGTGCTCGGCGCGCGCAGCGGGGACAAGGGCGGCGACGCGAACGTCGGCGTCTGGGCGAGGACCGACGAGGGCTGGCGATGGCTCGCGCACACGCTGACCGTGGCCGAATTCCAGCGGCTGCTGCCGGAAACCGCGGAATTGTCGGTGCGGCGTTTTATGCTGCCCAACCTGCGAGCGGTCAACTTCGTGGTGACCGGGATCCTCGGTCAGGGGGTCGCTTCGCAGGCCAGGTTCGATCCACAGGCCAAGGCGCTCGGCGAGTGGCTGCGCGGCCGGTACGCCGAGATCCCGGAGGTGTTGTTGTGAGCGATCCGTTCGCCACGCCGGAGCGGAACGCGCTCCGCGAAACGGTGCGCGGCTTCATGAAGACCGAGGTGCTGCCCCACCTCGGTCAGTGGGAGCGCGACGGTGAGCTGCCCAGGGAACTGCACCGCAAGGCCGGGGCGCTCGGGCTGCTCGGGGTCGCCTTCGACGAGAAGGCCGGTGGCGCGGGCGGGGACTTCCTCGACGCGATGACGGTCACCGAGGAGATGCACTACGCGGGCGCGTCCGGCGGGTTGATCGCGTCCTTGTTCACCTGCGGCATCGCGGTACCGCACATCGCGGCCGCCGGTGACGAGGCGCAGCTGGCGAAGTGGGTGCGCCCGACGCTGGCCGGGGAGCTGATCGGCGCGCTCGCGGTCACCGAGCCGGACGGCGGGTCCGACGTCGCGGGCATCCGCACCACCGCCCGTCGCCAGGGTGACCACTACGTAGTCAACGGCGCCAAGACGTTCATCACTTCGGGGTGCCGCGCGGATTTTGTCACCACCGTCGTGCGCACCGGAGGTGAGGGCGCGCACGGGTTGTCGCTGCTGGTGGTCGAGCGCGGCACGCCGGGTTTCACCGTCGGGCGCAAGCTGGCCAAGATGGGCTGGCACTGCTCGGACACCGCCGAACTGTCCTATGCAGACGTCCGGGTGCCGGTGGAGAACCTGGTCGGGCCGGAGAACTCCGGGTTCGCGCAGGTGGCCACCCAGTTCGTCGCGGAACGGCTTTCGCTGGCGGTGCAGGGGTACGCGCACGCGCAGCGGGCGCTGGACCTGACGCTCGAGTGGTGCCGGCTGCGGGAGACCTTCGGCCGCCCGCTGATCTCACGCCAGCTGGTGCAGCACAAGCTCGCCGAGATGGCGCGCAAGATCGACGTGGCCAGGACGTACACCCGCCAGATCGGAGTGCGTCACGTGGCGGGCGAAGAGGTGATCGCCGAAGCCTGCTTTGCCAAGAACACCGCCGTGGAGACCGCCGAATGGGTGGTCAACGAGGCCGTGCAGCTGCACGGCGGCCTCGGCTACCTGAGCGAGACCGAGGTGGAGCGCCACTACCGCGACGTCCGCATCCTGGGCATCGGCGGTGGCACCAACGAGATCCTCGCCGGGCTGGCCGCCAAACGATTGGGATACACCGCATGACCACCTTGAGGTCCACAGTGGACAGCCGGGGCGCCGAGTTCGCCGCCAACCGGGAGGCGATGCTGGCCAAGCTCGCCGAGCTGGAGGCCGAGCAGGCCAAGGCCGTCGCCGGTGGCGGCGAGAAGTACGTCGAGCGGCACCGCAAGCGTGGCAAGCTGCTGGCCAGGGAGCGGGTCGAGCTGCTGCTCGACGAGGACTCGGCCTTCCTCGAGCTGTCCCCGCTGGCCGCCTGGGGCTCGGACTACCAGGTCGGCGCCAGCCTGGTCACCGGCATCGGCGTGGTCGAGGGCGTGGAGTGCATGATCTGCGCCAGCGATCCCACGGTGAAGGGTGGCGCGAGCAATCCGTGGACGGCCAAGAAGTCCTACCGGGCCGCCGACATCGCGGCGCAGAACCGGCTGCCGACGATCAACCTGGTCGAGTCCGGCGGCGCGGACCTGCCGACGCAGAAGGAGATCTTCATCCCCGGCGGGCGGATCTTCCGCGACCTGACCAGGTCGTCGGCCGCCGGGGTGCCGACCGTGGCGCTGGTCTTCGGCAACTCCACCGCCGGTGGTGCCTACCTGCCCGGCATGTCCGACCACGTGGTGATGGTCAAGGAGCGCGCCAAGGTGTTCCTCGGCGGGCCGCCGCTGGTGAAGATGGCCACCGGCGAGGAGTCCGACGACGAATCGCTCGGTGGTGCCGAGATGCACGCGCGGACCTCCGGCCTGGCCGACTACCTCGCCGAGGACGAGCAGGACGCGATCCGCATCGGGCGGCGCATCGTGCGCCGCCTCAACTGGCACAAGCAGGGCCCGGCACCGAAACCGGACTACGCCGAGCCGCTGCACGACCCGGAAGACCTGCTCGGCATCGTGCCGGCCGACCTGAAGGTGCCGTTCGACCCTCGCGAGGTGATCGCCAGGGTGGTCGACGGCTCGGACTTCGACGAGTTCAAGCCGCTCTACGGCTCGAGCCTGGTCACCGGCTGGGCGCAGGTGCACGGCTACCCGGTGGGCATCCTGGCCAACGCACGCGGCGTGCTGTTCTCCGAGGAGTCGCAGAAGGCGGCCCAGTTCATCCAGCTGGCCAACCAGACCGACACGCCGCTGCTGTTCCTGCACAACACCACCGGCTACATGGTCGGCAAGGAGTACGAGCAGGGCGGCATCATCAAGCACGGCGCGATGATGATCAACGCGGTGTCGAACTCGCGGGTGCCGCACATCTCGGTGCTGATCGGCGCCTCCTACGGCGCCGGGCACTACGGCATGTGCGGGCGTGCCTATGACCCGCGGTTCCTGTTCGCCTGGCCCAGCGCGAAGTCGGCGGTGATGGGCCCGGCGCAGCTGGCCGGGGTGCTGTCCATCGTGGCGCGGCAGGCCGCGGCGAGCCGGGGGCAGGAGTACAACGAGGAGCACGACGCCGCCATGCGCGCCATGGTGGAGGGGCAGATCGAGGCGGAGTCGCTGCCGATGTTCCTCTCCGGCATGCTCTACGACGACGGCATCATCGATCCACGGGACACCCGCACGGTGCTCGGGCTCAGCCTGTCGGCGATCCACAATGGACCGATCAGCGGCGCCGGTGGCTTCGGCGTCTTCCGGATGTGAGTGATGATCGAGAAACTGCTAGTCGCCAACCGCGGGGAAATCGCCCGCCGGGTGTTCCGCAGCTGCCGTGACGCCGGGATCGGCACGGTGGCGGTGTTCTCCGACGCCGACGCCGAAGCCCCGCACACCACCGAGGCCGACGCCGCGGTGCGCCTGCCGGGCAACGCGCCGTCGGACACCTACCTGCGCGCGGACCTGCTGATCGAGGCCGCGGCGAAGGCCGGTGCCGACGCGGTCCACCCCGGTTACGGCTTCCTGTCGGAGAACGCGGCGTTCGCGCGCGCGGTCATCGACGCCGGGCTGACCTGGGTCGGGCCGCCGCCGGAGGCCATCGAGACGATGGGCTCGAAGGTCGAGTCGAAGCGGCTGATGGCCGCGGCCGGGGTGCCGGTGCTCGCCGAGCTGGATCCCGGCGAGGTCACCGAGGCCGATTTCCCGTTGCTGGTCAAGGCTTCCGCCGGGGGCGGCGGGCGCGGCATGCGTGTGGTCCGCGCGCCGGGCGACCTGGCGGCGGCGGTGGAGAGCGCCCGCGCCGAAGCCGGTTCGGCCTTCGGCGATCCGACGGTGTTCTGCGAGCGCTACCTGGAAACCGGGCGGCACATCGAGGTGCAGGTGCTCGCCGACGGGCACGGCACGGTCTGGGCGCTGGGGGAGCGGGAATGCTCCATCCAGCGGCGTCACCAGAAGGTGGTCGAGGAGGCGCCGTCGCCGCTGGTCGGCGCGGCCATGCGCGAGGAGCTGTTCGAGGCGGCCCGCAAGGCGGCCAAGGCGATCGGTTACGTCGGCGCGGGCACGGTCGAGTTCCTCGCCGGTGCCGACGGCCGGTTCTACTTCCTGGAGATGAACACCCGGCTGCAGGTGGAGCACCCGGTCACCGAATGCGTCACCGGGGAGGACCTGGTCGCCCGGCAGCTGCGGATCGCCGAGGGCGCCGTGCTGCCGGTCGATCCTCCACAGTGGACAGGGCACGCCATCGAGGTCCGCCTGTACGCGGAGGACCCGGCGGCGGACTGGCAGCCGCAGAGCGGCACGCTGCACCGGTTCGCCGTGCCGGGCGTGGACGCGGAGTTCCGCATCCCGGCGGGGTTCGGGCTGCGGCTGGATTCCGGGGTGATCGACGGTTCGGTGGTCGGCGTGCACTACGACCCGATGCTGGCCAAGGTGATCGCCTGGGGCCCCGACCGGACGTCGGCGGCGCGGCGGCTCGCCGCCGCGCTGGCCGGTACGCACATCCACGGCGTGCGCA
Coding sequences within:
- a CDS encoding acyl-CoA carboxylase subunit beta, which gives rise to MTTLRSTVDSRGAEFAANREAMLAKLAELEAEQAKAVAGGGEKYVERHRKRGKLLARERVELLLDEDSAFLELSPLAAWGSDYQVGASLVTGIGVVEGVECMICASDPTVKGGASNPWTAKKSYRAADIAAQNRLPTINLVESGGADLPTQKEIFIPGGRIFRDLTRSSAAGVPTVALVFGNSTAGGAYLPGMSDHVVMVKERAKVFLGGPPLVKMATGEESDDESLGGAEMHARTSGLADYLAEDEQDAIRIGRRIVRRLNWHKQGPAPKPDYAEPLHDPEDLLGIVPADLKVPFDPREVIARVVDGSDFDEFKPLYGSSLVTGWAQVHGYPVGILANARGVLFSEESQKAAQFIQLANQTDTPLLFLHNTTGYMVGKEYEQGGIIKHGAMMINAVSNSRVPHISVLIGASYGAGHYGMCGRAYDPRFLFAWPSAKSAVMGPAQLAGVLSIVARQAAASRGQEYNEEHDAAMRAMVEGQIEAESLPMFLSGMLYDDGIIDPRDTRTVLGLSLSAIHNGPISGAGGFGVFRM
- a CDS encoding acetyl/propionyl/methylcrotonyl-CoA carboxylase subunit alpha, whose product is MIEKLLVANRGEIARRVFRSCRDAGIGTVAVFSDADAEAPHTTEADAAVRLPGNAPSDTYLRADLLIEAAAKAGADAVHPGYGFLSENAAFARAVIDAGLTWVGPPPEAIETMGSKVESKRLMAAAGVPVLAELDPGEVTEADFPLLVKASAGGGGRGMRVVRAPGDLAAAVESARAEAGSAFGDPTVFCERYLETGRHIEVQVLADGHGTVWALGERECSIQRRHQKVVEEAPSPLVGAAMREELFEAARKAAKAIGYVGAGTVEFLAGADGRFYFLEMNTRLQVEHPVTECVTGEDLVARQLRIAEGAVLPVDPPQWTGHAIEVRLYAEDPAADWQPQSGTLHRFAVPGVDAEFRIPAGFGLRLDSGVIDGSVVGVHYDPMLAKVIAWGPDRTSAARRLAAALAGTHIHGVRTNRDLLVNVLRHPAFLAGETDTAFFTTHGLDTLSQPLASPETTRTATLVAALAGASANRRAATVQGRLPGGWRNVRSSPQHKRFASGDTEFDVRYVLDRAGLRADDHPGVELVAAHQDRVVLEIDGVRREFSVARYGDRVYVDSVLGPVVLDVVPRFADPSAALAAGSLVAPMPGTVVRLAVAAGDEVEAGAPLLWLEAMKMEHKIAAPAAGVVAELPVEVGQQVELGTVLAVVQDKES
- a CDS encoding alpha/beta hydrolase codes for the protein MPRDTPSPESVRLRTAFATRVRPLADRAAPRGYQLRGIRRIADSAGLTRLPRGARAWPARYGRVRGVWMRAPGADANRGALLYLHGGGYVFGSPRSHRTFAYRLSKQTGVPVFLLDYRRAPEHPFPAAADDALDAYRLLLAQGYPPEKLLVAGDSAGGHLTACLLGDLARLHLPQPAGAYLVSPWLDLTVASAARRDNGGTPASEGVAGGGQQRDPFLSPAYAALCRDAYLRTTPWSHPRLDVLAADKSGWPPILLQVGDTEALLDEAQRFAASHTRTELEVWPGQLHVFPIFSNLPEGRAAARRAGEFLGGLLTACQ
- a CDS encoding TIGR03084 family metal-binding protein, producing MADVGAILRDLAAESAELDDVVAALPEADWARPTPADGWTIAHQIAHLAWTDDKALIAVRTPERFAAEVEKAFASGGKDVDEGAEEGAAAPPAELLARWRLGREELARALAEVPDGQKVPWYGPPMSAASMVTARLMETWAHAQDVFDALGLRREPTDRLWHIARFGVRTRDFAYTINSRTPPAGQFRVELTAPDGSTWAFGPEDAAERVTGSALGFVMVVTQRRHPADTDLRAEGEEARTWLTFAQAFAGLPGSGRKEGQFE
- a CDS encoding acyl-CoA dehydrogenase family protein; this translates as MSDPFATPERNALRETVRGFMKTEVLPHLGQWERDGELPRELHRKAGALGLLGVAFDEKAGGAGGDFLDAMTVTEEMHYAGASGGLIASLFTCGIAVPHIAAAGDEAQLAKWVRPTLAGELIGALAVTEPDGGSDVAGIRTTARRQGDHYVVNGAKTFITSGCRADFVTTVVRTGGEGAHGLSLLVVERGTPGFTVGRKLAKMGWHCSDTAELSYADVRVPVENLVGPENSGFAQVATQFVAERLSLAVQGYAHAQRALDLTLEWCRLRETFGRPLISRQLVQHKLAEMARKIDVARTYTRQIGVRHVAGEEVIAEACFAKNTAVETAEWVVNEAVQLHGGLGYLSETEVERHYRDVRILGIGGGTNEILAGLAAKRLGYTA
- a CDS encoding acyclic terpene utilization AtuA family protein, which translates into the protein MSAPIRIGNASGFYGDRFAAVRELLTGGPLDVLTGDYLAELTMLILGRDLLKDPDRGYAKTFLRQMAENLALAKERGVKVVTNAGGLNPAGLAAALRELAAKSEVDVSIAHVEGDDLRHRAEELGFGNPLTANAYLGAWGIAECLDAGADVVVTGRVTDASLVVGPAAAHFGWARDDYDRLAGAVAAGHVIECGAQATGGNYAFFTQHDVAYPGFPIAEVREDGSSVITKHEGTGGVVTTGTVTAQLLYEITGARYAGPDVTTRFDSLTLTQDGPDRVRISGVTGEPPPPTLKVCLNALGGFRNETTFVLTGLDIEAKAALVREQLTEALNAKPPEKVRWTLARTDRPDADTEQTASALLHVAVTDPDPKVAGRAFSQAAIELALASYPGFHVTAPPSDAAPYGVYRASYVDATEVPHVAVVGESRIDVAPAAETLELADLPDPELPEPLPDGPTRRAPLGAVLGARSGDKGGDANVGVWARTDEGWRWLAHTLTVAEFQRLLPETAELSVRRFMLPNLRAVNFVVTGILGQGVASQARFDPQAKALGEWLRGRYAEIPEVLL